The region AAATTTTTAATCACAAAGGGAGCAAATACCAATGTGAGTATGATCCGTGGGAATACTCCCCTCTCCACAGCCATTGGATTTGATAAAACAGAAATCATCAAAATACTTTTAGAAAATGGAGTGGATCCAAATTACCAACTAGGTGAATCCGATTACCTCCGTTCCCATTTTCATTATTATATGATTAAAACTAGAAAGTTTGATCCTTCCATATTCAATTTATTCATTTCAAAAGGAGCAAATTTAGAATCAAAAGATTTTTTTACAGAAACTCCGTTAATTTCTACCGCTGCTCTTGATTTTAAATCCATTCACCATTCGATAAACTTACTGAATGCAGGAGCCAATATCAATGCCCAAACCAAATTTGGAAAAACTCCATTAATGGTTTCTGTTTTTATCAAACACTTTGCCCTCGCTCAGGAACTTATCAAACGCGGAACCAATATCGAATTAGAAGACTCGGATGGAAATACTGTATTACTTGCGATGATTAATATTGGAAACGACCATACGGACAAACCAAAACTATTTCAAATCCTCTTAAACGCAAATGCCAACCCAAACCATCAAAATAAAGAAGGTGATACTGCCTTACATTTAAGTGTGATTGGCAATTCTCTTGAAATCTTGGAGATACTAACGAAACAAAATGTAGATTCAAGTTTGCGGAATCAAAAAGGAAAAACGGCACTAGACCAGGCCATCATCAATGAAAATTGGTTAGCCACAAAAATCTTACTTAAGATAGAAAAAAATATCAATGGATTAGATAAATATGGATCTACAATGTTGCATAGTGCCATATTAAATGAAAAATACGAACTAATCACTCTATTAATGGAAGCAGGAGCTGACCCACAAACAAAAGATAAATGGGGAAAGTCTGCTTTCGAATTTGCAGATAAACAAAACAACCCCAAGGTCATCAAATTACTTAAGAAAGAATGAAACAAAAAACAAATACTCGTTTTTTACCGAAAGGACTAAACATTTTATACGAAGATAGGGACATCCTTGTTGTGGACAAACCAGCAGGATTACTCACGATCGCCACCGAATCTGAAAAATCAAAAACCGCTTATGCGGCTCTTATGGATTATGTGAAAAAAGGAAGTGAAAGATCTAAAAATAGAATTTTCATTGTTCACAGGTTAGATAGAGAAACATCAGGAATTTTGGTATTTGCAAAAACAGAAGTCGCAAAACAAACAC is a window of Leptospira kanakyensis DNA encoding:
- a CDS encoding ankyrin repeat domain-containing protein, which gives rise to MVKNKFTRLVYVFSITVFSFLTVPIFATELDLSQMRDPKTIKDKINKGFDINAKRSVDGYTLLHYAAELGNADLTKFLITKGANTNVSMIRGNTPLSTAIGFDKTEIIKILLENGVDPNYQLGESDYLRSHFHYYMIKTRKFDPSIFNLFISKGANLESKDFFTETPLISTAALDFKSIHHSINLLNAGANINAQTKFGKTPLMVSVFIKHFALAQELIKRGTNIELEDSDGNTVLLAMINIGNDHTDKPKLFQILLNANANPNHQNKEGDTALHLSVIGNSLEILEILTKQNVDSSLRNQKGKTALDQAIINENWLATKILLKIEKNINGLDKYGSTMLHSAILNEKYELITLLMEAGADPQTKDKWGKSAFEFADKQNNPKVIKLLKKE